A single genomic interval of Bacillus smithii harbors:
- a CDS encoding IS1182 family transposase, whose amino-acid sequence MLTKNTQMNRDQIEMIALDQLVPADHLVRKIDAAIDFSFIYSLVQDMYSSERGRPSIDPVVLIKMAFIQYTFGIRSMRKTIEEIETNLAYRWFLGFGFYDKVPHFSTFGKNYERRFKDTDLFEQIFYRILKEAADKKLISSEHVFIDSTHVKASANKHKFEKKVVRKETKAYQARLQDEINADREAHGKKPFPPDKFGKEEYKEIKESTTDPESGYYVKDERTKQFAYSFHAAADRNGFVLGAIVTPGNIHDSSVLEPLLEKVIEKHGKPVVVAADAGYKTPAVAQYIFENDMTPALPYTRPRTKDGYFKKHEYVYDEYYDCYLCPQGQVLKYATTTKEGYRQYFSDPVQCKDCPFLSKCTQSKEHKKLIQRHVWEFYLEEADHLRHTQENKSIYARRKETIERVFADAKEKHGMRWTTLRGLKKLSMQAMLTFAAMNLKKMACWTWKSPAIT is encoded by the coding sequence GTGCTAACAAAAAATACACAGATGAATCGTGATCAAATAGAAATGATAGCTTTAGACCAACTTGTACCTGCAGATCATTTGGTTCGTAAAATCGACGCTGCTATTGATTTTTCATTTATCTATTCGCTTGTTCAAGACATGTATTCATCGGAAAGAGGTCGACCAAGTATTGATCCAGTTGTATTGATTAAAATGGCTTTCATCCAATATACCTTCGGTATTCGTTCCATGCGAAAAACTATAGAGGAAATCGAAACGAATCTGGCTTACCGTTGGTTTCTTGGATTTGGTTTTTATGATAAGGTACCTCACTTTTCAACGTTTGGGAAAAACTACGAGCGACGCTTTAAGGATACAGACTTATTTGAACAGATATTCTATCGCATTTTGAAAGAAGCTGCAGATAAGAAGCTGATAAGCAGTGAGCATGTCTTTATTGATTCTACTCATGTCAAAGCGAGTGCGAATAAGCATAAATTTGAGAAGAAAGTGGTTCGAAAAGAAACGAAAGCCTATCAAGCACGTCTACAAGATGAGATAAATGCTGATCGAGAAGCACATGGAAAAAAGCCATTTCCTCCAGATAAATTTGGGAAAGAAGAATATAAAGAAATAAAAGAAAGTACCACTGATCCGGAAAGTGGTTACTACGTAAAAGACGAGCGAACAAAACAGTTTGCTTACTCATTCCATGCTGCTGCGGATCGAAATGGCTTTGTTTTGGGGGCTATTGTAACGCCAGGGAATATTCATGACAGTTCCGTATTGGAGCCACTTCTTGAAAAAGTCATAGAAAAACATGGAAAACCGGTTGTAGTTGCTGCTGACGCTGGATATAAAACTCCCGCCGTTGCCCAATACATATTTGAAAATGATATGACCCCTGCTTTACCTTATACTCGCCCTCGTACAAAGGATGGTTATTTCAAAAAACATGAGTATGTTTACGATGAATACTACGATTGTTATCTTTGTCCGCAAGGACAAGTGTTAAAATATGCAACTACGACGAAGGAAGGCTATCGTCAATATTTTTCTGATCCAGTCCAGTGTAAAGATTGTCCATTCCTTTCGAAGTGCACCCAAAGTAAGGAGCATAAAAAACTGATTCAGCGACATGTATGGGAATTTTATTTAGAGGAAGCTGATCATCTTCGGCATACACAAGAGAATAAGAGCATTTATGCAAGACGGAAAGAAACCATTGAACGTGTTTTTGCTGATGCAAAGGAAAAGCATGGTATGCGTTGGACAACCTTAAGAGGTCTAAAAAAATTGTCCATGCAGGCGATGCTAACTTTTGCTGCAATGAATTTGAAAAAGATGGCTTGCTGGACATGGAAAAGTCCAGCAATAACATAA
- the menD gene encoding 2-succinyl-5-enolpyruvyl-6-hydroxy-3-cyclohexene-1-carboxylic-acid synthase, translating to MNNESLTLYLSHFIDELTKAGVRHVVVSPGSRSTPMAMLMAEHPDLHLYLHIDERSAGFFALGMAKALRKPIALLCTSGTAAANYYPAVIEANYARVPLIVLTADRPHELREVGAPQAIDQNHLYGRHVKWFVDMALPETGDTMLRYVRSNAARSVYIASQAPMGPVHLNFPFREPLIPDYEHAYESITQTGRTVQLQNVARELPEEELEGLAHELVQYERGIIVCGALDSTGFSEQVVKLSKALGFPVLADPLSQLRSGLFLSKEIIDSYDSFLRDQTVRRLLAADVIIRFGAMPVSKALTFFLQENRDAEQWVVDGGGLWRDPSYSATRMIACEETSFCRKLSEKVRRNHHSQWIEKWIAVNEKTKEWMRTVNDVEFLDEGKLFYQLHHALPEGATLFVGNSMPIRDVDSFFFKNSKQIEIMANRGANGIDGVVSTAMGASVFRQPLFLVIGDLSLFHDMNGLLAAKLHRLNVNIIIVNNNGGGIFSYLPQAEHPKHFEELFGTPIDLDYSLAAEMYGGDYQKISSWDEFQESVQKAVSHEGLSIIEVPTNREKNVMVHRQLWKNVSREITSMLLGERK from the coding sequence ATGAATAATGAATCATTGACATTGTATTTATCCCATTTCATTGATGAATTGACGAAAGCAGGAGTTCGCCATGTTGTCGTCAGTCCGGGTTCGCGATCAACTCCGATGGCCATGTTGATGGCAGAACATCCTGACCTGCATTTGTATCTTCACATCGATGAGCGGTCAGCCGGTTTTTTTGCTTTGGGCATGGCAAAAGCTTTGCGAAAACCGATCGCGTTGCTCTGTACATCCGGAACTGCTGCAGCCAACTATTATCCGGCTGTGATCGAGGCAAATTATGCACGCGTCCCCTTGATTGTTCTTACCGCTGATCGACCACATGAACTAAGAGAAGTAGGGGCACCGCAAGCGATCGATCAAAATCATCTTTACGGTCGCCATGTGAAATGGTTTGTCGATATGGCGCTTCCGGAGACGGGGGATACGATGCTTCGCTACGTGCGTTCGAATGCGGCTCGAAGCGTTTATATAGCTTCTCAAGCACCGATGGGCCCGGTTCATTTGAATTTTCCGTTTCGTGAACCGCTTATCCCTGATTATGAGCATGCTTACGAATCCATCACACAAACTGGACGGACTGTTCAGCTTCAAAATGTTGCGCGTGAACTTCCGGAGGAGGAACTGGAAGGCCTTGCGCATGAACTGGTTCAATATGAGCGCGGGATTATCGTTTGTGGAGCGCTTGATTCCACCGGTTTTTCCGAACAAGTCGTGAAGCTTTCGAAAGCGTTAGGTTTTCCCGTTTTGGCGGACCCGCTCTCACAGTTGAGAAGCGGCCTTTTTTTGTCAAAAGAAATTATAGACAGTTATGATTCTTTTTTGCGGGATCAAACCGTCCGCCGTCTGCTTGCTGCAGATGTGATCATTCGTTTTGGTGCCATGCCGGTCTCTAAAGCGTTGACTTTCTTTTTGCAAGAAAACCGTGATGCTGAGCAATGGGTGGTAGATGGCGGAGGTCTTTGGCGTGACCCATCTTATTCTGCCACACGAATGATTGCCTGTGAGGAAACATCTTTTTGCCGAAAATTATCTGAAAAAGTACGAAGAAACCATCATTCCCAGTGGATTGAAAAATGGATAGCCGTCAACGAGAAAACAAAAGAATGGATGCGCACCGTAAATGATGTCGAGTTTTTAGATGAAGGGAAACTGTTTTATCAGCTTCATCATGCATTGCCTGAAGGAGCCACTCTCTTCGTAGGCAACAGCATGCCGATTAGAGATGTAGATTCCTTCTTCTTTAAGAATTCTAAACAGATTGAAATTATGGCGAACAGGGGAGCCAATGGCATTGACGGGGTTGTTTCCACTGCCATGGGGGCGAGCGTATTTAGGCAGCCATTGTTTTTAGTCATCGGCGATCTTTCGCTCTTTCACGATATGAACGGGCTGCTCGCAGCTAAACTGCATCGATTGAATGTGAATATCATCATCGTCAACAACAACGGCGGCGGCATTTTTTCTTATTTGCCCCAGGCAGAGCATCCAAAACATTTTGAAGAACTTTTTGGCACTCCCATCGATCTGGATTATTCGCTTGCTGCTGAAATGTACGGAGGCGACTATCAAAAAATATCAAGCTGGGATGAATTTCAAGAGTCTGTCCAAAAAGCGGTTTCCCATGAAGGATTATCCATTATTGAAGTACCGACCAATCGGGAAAAAAATGTCATGGTCCATCGACAATTGTGGAAGAATGTTTCCCGGGAAATAACTTCTATGCTGCTAGGTGAGAGAAAATGA
- the menB gene encoding 1,4-dihydroxy-2-naphthoyl-CoA synthase, which translates to MGFPWVKEREYEDIIYETYNHIAKITINRPEVRNAFRPKTVMEMIDAFSYARDDSNIGVIILTGAGDKAFCSGGDQKVRGHGGYVGEDNIPRLNVLDLQRLIRVIPKPVIAMVAGYAIGGGHVLHVVCDLTIAADNAIFGQTGPKVGSFDGGYGAGYLARLVGHKKAREIWYLCRQYNAQEALEMGLVNTVVPLEKLEEETVKWAEEILEKSPTAIRFLKAAFNADTDGLAGIQQLAGDATLLYYTTDEAKEGRDAFKEKRKPNFGQFPRFP; encoded by the coding sequence ATGGGGTTTCCTTGGGTTAAGGAACGCGAATACGAAGATATTATTTATGAAACTTATAACCACATTGCCAAAATTACGATTAACCGCCCGGAAGTCAGAAATGCTTTTCGGCCGAAAACGGTCATGGAAATGATCGATGCTTTTTCGTATGCTCGCGATGATTCTAATATTGGAGTCATCATTTTAACAGGTGCGGGAGACAAAGCGTTTTGCTCCGGCGGTGACCAAAAAGTCCGCGGCCATGGCGGCTATGTAGGAGAAGATAATATTCCGCGCTTAAATGTTTTGGATTTGCAGCGTTTGATTCGCGTGATTCCGAAACCGGTTATTGCGATGGTAGCCGGATATGCCATTGGCGGCGGTCATGTCCTTCATGTCGTTTGCGATTTAACGATTGCGGCTGACAATGCGATCTTCGGACAAACCGGGCCGAAAGTGGGAAGCTTTGACGGTGGATACGGAGCTGGCTATTTGGCTCGTCTTGTCGGTCATAAAAAAGCGAGAGAAATCTGGTATCTCTGCCGTCAATACAACGCTCAGGAAGCATTGGAAATGGGGCTTGTCAATACAGTTGTTCCACTTGAGAAATTAGAAGAAGAAACGGTGAAATGGGCGGAAGAAATTTTAGAAAAAAGTCCTACGGCCATTCGTTTCTTAAAAGCGGCGTTCAATGCCGATACCGATGGCTTAGCCGGAATTCAGCAATTGGCCGGCGACGCAACGTTGCTTTATTATACAACCGATGAAGCAAAAGAAGGACGCGATGCCTTTAAAGAAAAACGTAAACCAAATTTTGGACAATTCCCGCGTTTCCCTTGA
- a CDS encoding isochorismate synthase produces the protein MSIKSHHLPVQLMSKLENRKRKNQAMLFSITEEMDFIDPLAFYYGNDSVYSGERFFWKDSESDTIIVGVGNAAVLRSEKGIKERYKEIEEKWNHLLKEAVIENAHKEVMGTGPLLFGGFSFDPGTIKEEKWAPFSSAYFVLPSFMVTIKKDRTYLTSNVIHTAHEEDDFLEKWISQKEKVIRNAKEVPGRMTAIVNVAEHGSNEWKQAVHKAVEQIHRNETLKKVVLARMLTVQFQERPFLEAVLKRLWEEQHESFLFALETMNRCFLGASPERLVQKWHENVLSTCLAGSIRRGKDLKEDQKLGQELMGDRKNRKEHQLVVDMIGSVINSLCENVQIPEQPELLKLSDIQHLFTPVVGKNRQNMSVLQFVERLHPTPALGGLPQQEGLEKIRQLEGIDRGLYGGPIGWIDGDGNGEFAVAIRSGLFHDAQAYLYAGCGIVADSEAESEYIETSIKFRPMLRAIGGDIHE, from the coding sequence TTGTCTATTAAAAGTCATCATCTTCCTGTTCAATTGATGAGCAAATTGGAAAACAGAAAAAGGAAGAATCAAGCTATGCTTTTCAGCATAACAGAAGAAATGGATTTTATAGATCCCCTCGCTTTTTATTATGGCAATGATTCCGTTTATTCAGGTGAACGCTTTTTTTGGAAAGACTCCGAAAGCGACACGATTATAGTTGGTGTGGGGAATGCAGCTGTTTTAAGGAGCGAAAAGGGAATTAAAGAAAGATATAAAGAAATAGAGGAAAAATGGAATCATTTATTGAAAGAAGCGGTGATCGAAAACGCCCATAAAGAGGTTATGGGCACCGGCCCCCTTTTATTCGGTGGTTTTTCTTTTGACCCCGGCACGATAAAAGAGGAAAAATGGGCTCCGTTTTCTTCTGCCTATTTTGTTCTTCCGTCGTTTATGGTAACGATAAAAAAAGACCGTACATATTTGACTTCCAACGTGATTCATACGGCCCATGAAGAAGACGATTTTCTTGAAAAATGGATCAGCCAAAAAGAAAAGGTCATTAGAAATGCGAAAGAAGTCCCAGGAAGAATGACGGCCATCGTAAATGTGGCTGAGCACGGCAGCAACGAATGGAAGCAAGCAGTCCATAAAGCGGTTGAACAAATTCACCGTAATGAAACACTAAAAAAAGTGGTATTAGCCAGAATGTTAACCGTACAGTTTCAAGAAAGACCTTTTCTGGAAGCTGTATTAAAACGTTTATGGGAGGAGCAGCATGAAAGCTTCCTCTTTGCGCTGGAAACGATGAATCGTTGTTTTTTAGGCGCGTCTCCAGAAAGATTGGTCCAAAAGTGGCATGAAAATGTGCTTTCCACATGCTTGGCTGGTTCGATCCGGCGCGGCAAAGATTTAAAAGAGGACCAAAAGCTTGGACAAGAATTAATGGGAGATCGTAAAAATCGAAAAGAACATCAGTTGGTTGTCGATATGATTGGCAGCGTCATCAACAGTTTGTGTGAAAACGTTCAAATTCCAGAACAGCCGGAGCTGCTGAAATTGAGTGATATACAGCATCTTTTTACGCCTGTTGTCGGAAAAAACCGTCAAAATATGTCGGTGCTGCAGTTTGTTGAAAGATTGCATCCTACTCCTGCGTTAGGCGGTCTGCCTCAGCAAGAAGGGCTGGAAAAGATTCGTCAATTGGAAGGAATAGATAGAGGTCTTTATGGCGGACCTATCGGCTGGATAGATGGCGACGGAAACGGAGAATTTGCAGTGGCCATCCGTTCTGGTCTTTTTCATGACGCTCAAGCTTATCTATACGCAGGATGCGGAATTGTAGCTGATTCAGAAGCGGAGAGCGAATATATAGAAACAAGCATTAAGTTTCGGCCAATGCTCCGGGCTATAGGAGGAGACATCCATGAATAA
- the menH gene encoding 2-succinyl-6-hydroxy-2,4-cyclohexadiene-1-carboxylate synthase, translating to MNMTVNGRTYYFTIAGKGEPLLFLHGFTGDHTTWDEIVAKLQKDYQCISIDILGHGNSAHPENSEEYAIEKIAGDVIELLRRLNIQKINVIGYSMGGRLALTMAVLYPKRVKRLILESSSPGLKTETERSARRKRDHALAEKILQAGIRAFVDEWEKIPLFASQSQLPIEIRKKIREQRLRQHPLGLANSLIGMGTGAQPSWWSQLDRLDMPVLLITGSLDVKFKKIAQEMKKMLPNGRWEEVEGAGHAIHVEDSQKFGTIVNEFISST from the coding sequence ATGAATATGACGGTCAATGGCCGAACGTATTATTTCACAATCGCTGGAAAAGGGGAGCCGCTTTTATTTCTTCATGGATTTACCGGCGACCATACAACATGGGATGAAATAGTGGCAAAGCTGCAAAAAGATTATCAATGCATTTCCATCGATATTCTCGGCCATGGCAACAGCGCACATCCGGAAAACAGCGAAGAATATGCGATCGAAAAGATTGCTGGTGACGTGATCGAACTATTGAGACGTCTCAATATCCAGAAAATCAATGTGATCGGCTATTCCATGGGAGGGCGGCTAGCCTTGACGATGGCGGTATTATATCCGAAAAGAGTCAAACGGTTGATTTTGGAGAGTTCTTCTCCCGGTTTGAAAACTGAAACGGAAAGGTCTGCGCGCAGAAAACGAGATCATGCATTGGCAGAAAAAATTTTGCAAGCCGGAATTCGTGCATTTGTAGATGAGTGGGAAAAGATCCCTTTGTTTGCTTCTCAGTCTCAATTGCCGATCGAGATCAGAAAAAAAATCCGCGAACAAAGACTTCGCCAACATCCTTTAGGACTGGCCAATTCTCTTATAGGGATGGGTACTGGCGCACAGCCGTCTTGGTGGAGCCAATTAGATCGTCTGGACATGCCGGTGCTGTTGATCACCGGTTCACTGGATGTGAAATTTAAAAAAATTGCCCAAGAAATGAAAAAAATGCTGCCGAATGGACGTTGGGAAGAAGTCGAAGGCGCGGGGCACGCAATTCATGTCGAAGATAGTCAAAAGTTTGGTACAATAGTGAACGAGTTTATTAGTTCTACATAA
- a CDS encoding glycogen/starch/alpha-glucan phosphorylase, which translates to MFSTKAEFKEAFLNRVERTSGKSFADTTPSDQFQTLGNMVREYISLNWIRTNEHYRSHRQKQVYYLSIEFLLGKLLGQNLLNAGIYDLVKEGLSELGIQLSELEEIEMDAALGNGGLGRLAACFLDSLATLDLPGHGLGIRYKYGLFEQKMVNGYQVELPEQWLKHGHVWEVRKADLTMEVPFWGRVETENDNGRLTFHQLDAEYVSAVPYDIPVIGYKRKTVNTLRLWSAEPSRYMPNKDVMKYKKDTEAISEFLYPDDAHDEGKILRLKQQYFLVSASIQSIVKNYLSQHKQIRDFHRYTAIHINDTHPALAIPELMRILMDKLGLGWDEAWHITSHTFCYTNHTTLSEALERWPVRLFQPLLPRIYMIVQEINERFCQQLWEKYPGDWERIEKMAIISYGEVRMAHLAISGSYSVNGVAKLHTEILKKREMKRFYEFQPEKFNNKTNGVTHRTWLLKANPELSYLITESIGNSWIREPEKLSLLKQYEDDWLFLEQLKKVKAARKEILAERIWKQNGIKVDTHSIFDVQVKRLHAYKRQLLNILHILYLYNRIREDSTFSIYPRTFIFGAKASPGYYYAKRIIKLIHSLAEIVNNDPIVNRFIKVIFLENYRVSLAEEIIPAADISEQISTASKEASGTGNMKFMMNGAITVGTMDGANIEMLERVGSESILIFGLTSEEVMKFEKEGGYYSREYYHHDKRIRWAVDRLVDGLLPDSEQFEVIYDSLLEGNDQYFVLKDFSPYVAIQEKAGYLYEKEQERWLRMMVQNIAQSGYFSSDRTVQEYAKEIWKIGKYENRD; encoded by the coding sequence ATGTTTTCTACTAAAGCAGAGTTTAAGGAAGCATTTTTAAACCGAGTTGAAAGAACGTCTGGAAAAAGTTTTGCGGATACAACACCTTCGGATCAATTTCAAACATTGGGAAACATGGTGCGGGAGTATATTAGCCTTAATTGGATTCGAACGAATGAACATTATCGTTCTCATCGTCAAAAACAGGTGTACTATTTGTCCATTGAATTTCTTCTTGGAAAGCTTCTTGGACAAAATTTATTAAATGCCGGGATTTATGACCTCGTAAAAGAGGGACTTTCAGAGCTGGGGATTCAACTTTCCGAGTTGGAAGAAATAGAAATGGATGCAGCTCTGGGGAATGGCGGTCTTGGGAGGCTGGCCGCCTGCTTTCTTGATTCGCTTGCAACGCTTGATTTACCTGGACATGGGCTTGGCATTCGCTATAAATACGGCCTTTTTGAACAAAAAATGGTCAATGGCTATCAAGTTGAACTGCCGGAGCAATGGTTGAAGCATGGGCATGTCTGGGAAGTGAGAAAAGCCGATTTAACGATGGAAGTTCCCTTTTGGGGAAGAGTAGAAACGGAGAATGATAATGGAAGGTTGACATTCCATCAATTGGATGCTGAATATGTATCAGCTGTACCATACGATATTCCCGTTATTGGCTATAAACGAAAAACCGTAAATACTTTAAGGCTGTGGAGCGCTGAACCGTCTCGATATATGCCCAATAAAGATGTGATGAAGTATAAGAAAGATACAGAGGCGATTTCAGAATTTCTTTATCCCGATGATGCTCATGATGAAGGAAAAATTTTGCGTTTGAAGCAGCAATACTTTCTTGTTTCGGCGAGCATTCAATCGATTGTAAAAAATTATCTTTCCCAGCATAAACAGATTCGGGATTTTCATCGCTATACGGCCATACATATTAACGATACCCATCCTGCTTTGGCGATTCCTGAACTGATGAGGATTTTAATGGACAAACTAGGATTAGGATGGGATGAAGCATGGCATATTACGTCCCATACTTTTTGCTATACGAATCATACTACGTTGTCAGAAGCTCTTGAACGTTGGCCTGTCCGTCTTTTTCAGCCGCTGTTGCCGCGAATTTATATGATTGTTCAAGAAATAAATGAACGTTTTTGTCAACAGCTTTGGGAAAAATATCCGGGAGATTGGGAACGGATTGAGAAGATGGCCATTATTTCGTACGGGGAAGTCCGAATGGCTCATTTGGCGATTTCCGGAAGCTATAGTGTAAATGGAGTGGCCAAACTTCACACAGAAATTTTGAAAAAAAGGGAAATGAAACGGTTTTATGAATTCCAGCCGGAAAAGTTTAACAATAAAACGAATGGAGTGACTCATCGGACATGGCTGTTAAAAGCGAATCCCGAGTTATCCTACTTAATAACGGAATCGATTGGAAACAGCTGGATCAGAGAACCGGAAAAATTAAGCTTATTGAAACAATATGAGGACGATTGGCTGTTTTTAGAACAATTGAAGAAAGTAAAAGCGGCCCGCAAAGAAATATTGGCTGAAAGAATTTGGAAACAAAATGGGATCAAAGTCGACACCCATTCTATTTTTGATGTCCAAGTGAAACGTCTTCATGCCTATAAAAGACAGCTGCTGAATATTCTTCATATTCTTTATTTGTATAACCGCATCCGAGAAGATTCCACTTTTTCTATTTATCCGCGAACTTTTATTTTTGGCGCGAAAGCATCTCCGGGTTACTATTATGCGAAACGAATTATTAAGCTGATCCATTCTTTAGCTGAAATCGTGAATAACGATCCTATTGTCAATCGGTTCATCAAAGTGATATTTCTTGAAAATTACCGTGTTTCGCTTGCAGAAGAAATCATTCCTGCAGCCGATATAAGTGAACAAATTTCTACAGCCAGCAAAGAAGCTTCAGGCACTGGAAATATGAAATTTATGATGAACGGGGCCATTACAGTCGGGACGATGGATGGGGCTAATATTGAGATGTTGGAGCGAGTTGGTTCGGAATCCATTTTGATTTTTGGTTTGACATCGGAAGAAGTGATGAAATTTGAAAAAGAAGGCGGCTATTATTCCCGTGAATATTACCACCATGACAAGCGTATCAGGTGGGCGGTGGATCGGCTGGTTGATGGTCTATTGCCTGATTCCGAACAGTTCGAAGTGATTTATGATTCTTTGCTTGAAGGAAATGATCAGTATTTTGTGTTAAAAGACTTTTCTCCTTATGTGGCGATACAAGAAAAAGCAGGATACCTCTATGAAAAAGAACAAGAGCGTTGGTTGCGAATGATGGTTCAAAACATCGCGCAGTCGGGATATTTTTCCAGCGACAGGACCGTTCAAGAATACGCCAAAGAGATATGGAAGATTGGAAAATATGAAAATCGAGACTAA
- a CDS encoding 1,4-dihydroxy-2-naphthoate polyprenyltransferase — MEMHTTPAIQPEKGWRVWWRLTRPHTLTAGFVPVLIGTALAYQYTSIHFGLFFAMLLASLLIQTATNMFNEYFDYVRGLDTEHSVGIGGAIVRNGIKPKTVLSLAFALCGISVLLGVYICMQSSWWIAAVGTLGMIAGYLYTGGPKPIAYTPFGELTSGLFMGLIIILISFYIQTGFITTTSVLISIPISILIGSILLANNIRDLDGDKENGRKTLAILLGRENAIRFLQGMFIVSYAWVTALVLFQIASPWLLIVFLSVPKAVKAVKGFIGKTKPIQMMPAMKATAQTNTIFGFLLSIGLFISYFL, encoded by the coding sequence ATGGAAATGCATACAACTCCTGCTATACAGCCGGAGAAAGGATGGCGTGTTTGGTGGCGTCTTACTCGTCCACACACCCTGACAGCCGGCTTTGTTCCTGTTTTAATAGGGACCGCGCTCGCATATCAATATACATCGATACATTTTGGTTTATTTTTTGCCATGCTGTTGGCTAGTTTGCTGATCCAAACGGCTACCAATATGTTTAATGAATATTTCGATTATGTGCGCGGCTTGGACACGGAGCATTCAGTCGGAATCGGTGGAGCCATCGTACGAAACGGCATTAAACCGAAGACTGTTTTATCTCTAGCTTTTGCCCTGTGCGGAATATCTGTACTGCTCGGCGTCTATATTTGCATGCAATCAAGCTGGTGGATTGCGGCTGTCGGAACGCTTGGAATGATTGCCGGATACCTCTATACGGGCGGACCGAAACCGATTGCTTATACCCCGTTTGGCGAACTGACATCAGGCTTGTTCATGGGACTTATCATTATTTTAATATCCTTTTACATTCAAACGGGATTCATCACCACTACAAGTGTTCTGATCTCGATTCCCATTTCTATTTTGATCGGCTCCATCTTATTGGCGAATAATATTCGAGATTTGGATGGCGACAAAGAAAACGGCAGAAAAACATTAGCCATATTGCTCGGTCGAGAAAATGCGATCCGTTTCCTGCAAGGGATGTTTATCGTTTCGTATGCTTGGGTAACAGCCCTCGTCCTATTTCAAATCGCCTCTCCATGGCTATTGATCGTCTTTTTAAGTGTACCAAAAGCTGTCAAAGCTGTTAAAGGATTTATCGGAAAAACAAAACCAATCCAAATGATGCCTGCCATGAAAGCTACCGCACAAACGAATACGATCTTTGGATTTTTGTTATCAATCGGGCTTTTTATCAGTTACTTCTTATAA